One part of the Anaeromyxobacter sp. Fw109-5 genome encodes these proteins:
- the mutS gene encoding DNA mismatch repair protein MutS → MPEIAQPTPMMRQYLETKARYPDALLFFRLGDFYELFFEDALTASEALQITLTARAKGDDKVPMCGVPHHAARGYVARLLEKGFKVAICDQVEEPGKSAIVKREVTRVVTPGMVFDDQVLDPREASYLGVVALAEGRAGLALLDASTGQLQCGEVPDDARAVDELRRAGVRELVLPLGADAARAERIERAVGVPAARRPAADYERADDRLRRHLGVASLDGFGVGGEPLGLAAAAAALAYLADTQRATPRHVDRVSRLRTEDVLLLDEATRTNLELERTLNGGRKKGSLLALLDRSVTAPGGRRLAEWLRYPLTELAPIHARLDAVEELAGASVAREDLAAALRPVADAERLLSRLVLGQGNARDLRALAGALLALPALAELLGGRAAALLRDAGEGTRGLEELAAHLDRAVAEEPPATLREGGIIRRGFSPELDEIVAVAEDGKGFIARLEAREKERTGIGSLKVRFNKVFGYYLEVTKANLHAVPSDYERRQTTVGGERFVTPELKRFEETVLTAEERRIAVEGRLFEELRQRVAEAAPRIRTAADAVATADALLALARVAAERGYCRPEVDGSEVLEIVDGRHPVVEAVLPEGPAGFVPNDVLVASRGALECERLGALHVITGPNMAGKSTVMRQAALVTLLAQMGAFVPARKARVGIVDRIFTRVGASDDLARGRSTFMVEMTETAAILHNATRRSLVVLDEIGRGTSTFDGVSIAWAVAEHLHDQVGCRTLFATHYHELQDLARERPAVRNLTVAVREVGDRVVFLRKLVQGGASRSYGIEVAKLAGLPAEVLARAREILKNLEALEVDEGGHAALARGRKTRRADPQSQLGLFAPAPAPADPALEEIASALRATEIDALRPLDALNLLAAWRAKLR, encoded by the coding sequence ATGCCGGAGATCGCCCAGCCCACGCCGATGATGCGGCAGTACCTCGAGACGAAGGCGAGGTACCCCGACGCGCTGCTGTTCTTCCGGCTGGGCGACTTCTACGAGCTCTTCTTCGAGGACGCGCTCACCGCGTCCGAGGCGCTGCAGATCACGCTGACGGCGCGCGCCAAGGGCGACGACAAGGTGCCGATGTGCGGCGTGCCCCACCACGCCGCCCGCGGCTACGTCGCCCGCCTGCTCGAGAAGGGGTTCAAGGTCGCCATCTGCGATCAGGTCGAGGAGCCCGGGAAGTCGGCGATCGTGAAGCGCGAGGTCACGCGCGTCGTGACCCCGGGCATGGTGTTCGACGACCAAGTGCTCGATCCGCGGGAGGCGAGCTACCTCGGCGTGGTCGCGCTGGCGGAGGGCCGCGCGGGGCTCGCGCTCCTCGACGCCTCCACCGGCCAGCTCCAGTGCGGCGAGGTGCCCGACGACGCCCGCGCCGTCGACGAGCTGCGGCGCGCCGGGGTGCGCGAGCTCGTGCTGCCGCTCGGCGCGGACGCCGCGCGCGCGGAGCGGATCGAGCGGGCGGTGGGCGTCCCCGCCGCGCGGCGGCCGGCCGCGGACTACGAGCGCGCCGACGATCGGCTCCGCCGCCACCTGGGCGTGGCGAGCCTCGACGGCTTCGGGGTGGGCGGGGAGCCGCTCGGGCTCGCCGCCGCGGCCGCCGCGCTCGCCTACCTCGCGGACACCCAGCGCGCGACGCCGCGCCACGTGGATCGCGTCTCGCGCCTGCGGACGGAGGACGTGCTCCTCCTCGACGAGGCGACCCGTACGAACCTCGAGCTCGAGCGGACGCTCAACGGGGGCCGCAAGAAGGGTTCGCTCCTCGCGCTCCTCGATCGGAGCGTCACCGCGCCCGGCGGGCGGCGCCTGGCGGAGTGGCTGCGCTACCCGCTCACGGAGCTCGCCCCGATCCACGCCCGGCTCGACGCGGTCGAGGAGCTCGCCGGCGCCTCCGTCGCGCGCGAGGACCTCGCGGCGGCGCTTCGACCGGTCGCCGACGCGGAGCGGCTCCTGTCGCGCCTCGTGCTCGGCCAGGGGAACGCGCGCGACCTGCGCGCGCTCGCGGGCGCGCTGCTGGCGCTCCCCGCGCTCGCCGAGCTGCTCGGCGGCCGCGCCGCCGCGCTCCTGCGCGACGCGGGCGAGGGGACGCGCGGCCTGGAGGAGCTCGCCGCGCACCTCGATCGCGCCGTCGCGGAGGAGCCGCCGGCGACGCTCCGGGAGGGCGGGATCATCCGGCGTGGGTTCTCGCCAGAGCTCGACGAGATCGTCGCCGTCGCCGAGGACGGCAAGGGGTTCATCGCCCGGCTCGAGGCGCGCGAGAAGGAGCGGACGGGGATCGGCTCGCTCAAGGTCCGCTTCAACAAGGTGTTCGGGTACTACCTCGAGGTCACGAAGGCGAACCTGCACGCGGTCCCCTCCGACTACGAGCGGCGCCAGACCACCGTCGGCGGCGAGCGGTTCGTCACCCCGGAGCTGAAGCGCTTCGAGGAGACCGTGCTCACGGCCGAGGAGCGGCGCATCGCCGTCGAGGGCCGGCTGTTCGAGGAGCTCCGCCAGCGGGTCGCCGAGGCGGCCCCGCGGATCCGCACCGCCGCCGACGCGGTCGCCACCGCGGACGCGCTGCTCGCGCTCGCGCGCGTCGCGGCGGAGCGGGGCTACTGCCGGCCGGAGGTGGACGGCTCGGAGGTGCTCGAGATCGTGGACGGGCGCCACCCGGTGGTGGAGGCGGTGCTGCCCGAGGGGCCCGCCGGGTTCGTGCCGAACGACGTGCTCGTCGCCTCCCGGGGGGCGCTCGAGTGCGAGCGGCTCGGGGCGCTGCACGTGATCACCGGGCCCAACATGGCCGGCAAGAGCACCGTCATGCGGCAGGCGGCGCTCGTGACGTTGCTCGCGCAGATGGGGGCCTTCGTGCCGGCGCGGAAGGCGCGGGTGGGGATCGTCGACCGGATCTTCACGCGCGTGGGCGCGTCCGACGACCTCGCGCGAGGTCGCTCCACCTTCATGGTCGAGATGACCGAGACCGCGGCCATCCTCCACAACGCGACGCGCCGCTCGCTGGTGGTGCTCGACGAGATCGGGCGCGGCACCTCGACCTTCGACGGCGTCTCGATCGCGTGGGCGGTGGCGGAGCACCTCCACGACCAGGTGGGCTGCCGGACGCTGTTCGCCACCCACTACCACGAGCTGCAGGACCTCGCGCGCGAGCGGCCGGCGGTGAGGAACCTCACCGTGGCGGTGCGCGAGGTCGGCGATCGGGTGGTGTTCCTGCGCAAGCTCGTGCAGGGCGGCGCCTCGCGGAGCTACGGCATCGAGGTCGCGAAGCTCGCCGGCCTCCCGGCGGAGGTGCTCGCGCGGGCGCGCGAGATCCTGAAGAACCTGGAGGCGCTCGAGGTCGACGAGGGCGGCCACGCCGCGCTCGCGCGCGGGCGGAAGACCCGGCGGGCGGACCCGCAGAGCCAGCTCGGCCTGTTCGCGCCCGCGCCGGCCCCGGCGGACCCGGCGCTCGAGGAGATCGCGAGCGCCCTGCGCGCGACCGAGATCGACGCGCTCCGCCCGCTCGACGCGCTGAACCTCCTCGCCGCCTGGCGCGCGAAGCTGCGCTGA
- a CDS encoding cytochrome c3 family protein: MKIRIASLVAAVLFAGAAIAADAPAAPATLEAKNGNVTFNHKTHAALKCETCHASAAGGKLELDKEKGHALCVECHKKEAKGPAKCAECHKKA; encoded by the coding sequence ATGAAGATCCGAATCGCTTCGCTCGTCGCCGCCGTCCTCTTCGCGGGCGCCGCCATCGCCGCCGACGCGCCGGCCGCCCCGGCCACGCTCGAGGCGAAGAACGGCAACGTCACCTTCAACCACAAGACGCACGCCGCGCTGAAGTGCGAGACCTGCCACGCCAGCGCCGCGGGCGGCAAGCTCGAGCTCGACAAGGAGAAGGGCCACGCCCTCTGCGTCGAGTGCCACAAGAAGGAGGCGAAGGGCCCGGCGAAGTGCGCGGAGTGCCACAAGAAGGCGTAA
- a CDS encoding cytochrome c3 family protein yields the protein MTKYLAALFAVVFAVAAHAAAPTAPVTLEAKNGNVTFEHSKHSAVKCETCHATAEGGKIEGFGKEKAHATCIECHKKEAKGPSKCAECHKKA from the coding sequence GTGACCAAGTACCTCGCTGCGCTGTTCGCCGTCGTGTTCGCCGTCGCCGCCCACGCTGCCGCCCCCACCGCCCCGGTTACGCTCGAGGCGAAGAACGGCAACGTGACCTTCGAGCACTCGAAGCACTCCGCCGTGAAGTGCGAGACCTGCCACGCCACCGCCGAGGGCGGGAAGATCGAGGGCTTCGGCAAGGAGAAGGCTCACGCCACCTGCATCGAGTGCCACAAGAAGGAGGCGAAGGGCCCGTCGAAGTGCGCGGAGTGCCACAAGAAGGCGTAA
- the elbB gene encoding isoprenoid biosynthesis glyoxalase ElbB produces MANPKRVGVVLAGCGFLDGAEIHEATCTLLSLDRRGAALVAAAPDVEQMHVVDHLRQAPAEGERRNVLAESARIVRGKIRDLAELSASDVDALVFPGGFGAAKNLCSFAVEGRGMRVLPEVERIVREMRAASKPMGFICISPVIAARLLGGEGVKVTIGDDADTAAAIASWGARHVECKVDEIAIDERLKVVSTPAYMLGPWIGAVATGIDKLVSAVLELA; encoded by the coding sequence ATGGCCAACCCGAAGCGTGTCGGCGTCGTCCTCGCAGGCTGCGGCTTCCTCGACGGCGCCGAGATCCACGAGGCGACCTGCACGCTGCTCTCGCTCGATCGACGCGGCGCGGCCCTCGTCGCCGCCGCGCCGGACGTGGAGCAGATGCACGTCGTCGATCACCTGCGCCAGGCGCCGGCGGAGGGCGAGCGACGCAACGTGCTCGCCGAGTCGGCGCGCATCGTCCGCGGCAAGATCCGCGATCTGGCCGAGCTCTCCGCGAGCGACGTGGACGCGCTCGTGTTCCCGGGGGGCTTCGGCGCGGCGAAGAACCTCTGCTCCTTCGCCGTCGAGGGGCGCGGGATGCGGGTGCTCCCGGAGGTCGAGCGGATCGTGCGCGAGATGCGCGCGGCGTCGAAGCCCATGGGCTTCATCTGCATCTCGCCCGTCATCGCGGCGCGCCTGCTGGGCGGCGAGGGCGTGAAGGTGACGATCGGCGACGACGCGGACACGGCGGCGGCGATCGCGTCCTGGGGCGCCCGTCACGTGGAGTGCAAAGTGGACGAGATCGCCATCGACGAGCGCCTCAAGGTCGTGTCGACACCCGCCTACATGCTCGGACCCTGGATCGGAGCGGTCGCCACCGGAATCGACAAGCTGGTCTCCGCCGTGCTCGAGCTGGCCTGA
- a CDS encoding N-acetylmuramoyl-L-alanine amidase, with amino-acid sequence MGRGTLALLLLFSIGAPTGTPAAPRRGKDSVSARASKKPAVRAARAPAKAARAAPRARGSRLERAKEDMRALTRDRQKRRYRHHWERAIAGLIQAAKGRERAPALVEAARARYALYRWSADESDREKALLNARRAAELGSREARQLVAAIRREAGDDRPAPRPARRPDAPATPVPEESPQDSEPDPELDAAVADLTGAGAAPALALGESGGEGKARVTEVRTWSNDDYTRVAIYLSHWVGWQQLELAPSAGLPRRLAVDLRPALLAGRALARPVAGERVDRVRAAQNDAETVRVVLDLPGTDRVQLFGLDDPPRLIVDVGTASARRSVAEARPPEPAQRDPGPAPEPGRAAAAVPASFERVERGPEHELSGRIRRVVVDAGHGGHDPGAIGPRRVREKDVTLAMAKRLAKRLRAEGFEVVLTRKNDRYLALEERTAIANTAGGDLFVSIHANAHPRRNRSGVETYFLNVADDRYAARLAARENGVELADRGDGDVGRILTDLDAKASAGASRRLAGLVQRELTTGVRSRVGEVRDLGVKSALFYVLLGARMPAVLVETAFISNRVEERRLASASYQEEVAAGIARAVTSFARSEARVASVR; translated from the coding sequence ATGGGCCGTGGCACGCTCGCCCTCCTCCTCCTCTTCTCGATCGGGGCCCCCACCGGGACGCCCGCCGCGCCGCGCCGCGGCAAGGACTCGGTCTCTGCGCGCGCCTCCAAGAAGCCCGCCGTTCGCGCGGCCCGGGCGCCCGCCAAGGCGGCGCGCGCCGCGCCGCGGGCGCGGGGGAGCCGCCTCGAGCGGGCCAAGGAGGACATGCGCGCGCTCACGCGCGATCGTCAGAAGCGGCGCTACCGGCACCACTGGGAGCGCGCCATCGCCGGGCTGATCCAGGCGGCGAAGGGACGGGAGCGGGCGCCGGCGCTGGTCGAGGCGGCGCGCGCGCGCTACGCGCTCTACCGCTGGTCGGCGGACGAGTCCGATCGCGAGAAGGCGCTCCTCAACGCGCGGCGCGCGGCGGAGCTCGGCTCGCGCGAGGCGCGGCAGCTCGTGGCCGCCATCCGCCGCGAGGCGGGCGACGATCGTCCCGCGCCGAGGCCGGCGCGCAGGCCGGACGCTCCGGCCACCCCCGTTCCCGAGGAGTCGCCGCAGGACTCGGAGCCCGATCCCGAGCTCGACGCCGCAGTGGCGGATCTCACCGGCGCTGGAGCCGCGCCCGCGCTCGCGCTCGGCGAGTCCGGCGGGGAGGGCAAGGCGCGCGTCACGGAGGTGCGCACCTGGTCGAACGACGACTACACCCGCGTCGCCATCTACCTGTCGCACTGGGTGGGATGGCAGCAGCTCGAGCTCGCGCCCTCAGCCGGGCTCCCGCGCCGGCTCGCGGTGGACCTCCGCCCGGCGCTGCTCGCCGGGCGTGCGCTGGCGCGGCCGGTCGCGGGCGAGCGGGTGGACAGGGTCCGCGCGGCGCAGAACGACGCGGAGACGGTGCGGGTGGTGCTCGATCTCCCCGGCACCGACCGCGTGCAGCTGTTCGGGCTCGACGATCCGCCGCGCCTCATCGTGGACGTCGGGACGGCGTCGGCGCGCAGGAGCGTCGCGGAGGCGCGCCCGCCGGAGCCTGCCCAGCGGGACCCCGGGCCCGCCCCGGAGCCGGGGCGCGCCGCGGCCGCGGTGCCCGCCTCTTTCGAGCGCGTCGAGCGCGGGCCCGAGCACGAGCTGTCCGGGCGGATCCGCCGCGTGGTCGTCGACGCCGGGCACGGCGGACACGACCCGGGCGCCATCGGACCGCGCCGCGTGCGCGAGAAGGACGTGACCCTCGCGATGGCGAAGCGGCTCGCGAAGCGGCTGCGCGCGGAGGGCTTCGAGGTGGTGCTCACCCGCAAGAACGATCGGTACCTGGCGCTGGAGGAGCGCACCGCGATCGCCAACACCGCCGGCGGCGATCTGTTCGTCTCCATCCACGCGAACGCCCACCCCCGCCGGAACCGCAGCGGGGTCGAGACCTACTTCCTGAACGTCGCGGACGATCGCTACGCCGCGCGGCTCGCGGCGCGCGAGAACGGGGTCGAGCTCGCGGACCGCGGCGACGGGGACGTCGGCCGGATCCTCACCGACCTCGACGCCAAGGCGAGCGCGGGCGCTTCCCGGCGGCTCGCCGGGCTCGTGCAGCGCGAGCTCACCACGGGCGTCCGCTCACGGGTGGGAGAGGTGCGGGACCTCGGGGTGAAGAGCGCGCTCTTCTACGTGCTGCTCGGCGCGCGCATGCCCGCGGTGCTGGTGGAGACGGCGTTCATCTCGAATCGCGTCGAGGAGCGGCGACTCGCCTCCGCGAGCTACCAGGAGGAGGTCGCGGCCGGGATCGCCCGCGCCGTGACCTCGTTCGCGCGGAGCGAGGCGCGGGTGGCCTCGGTCCGTTGA
- the glnD gene encoding [protein-PII] uridylyltransferase — protein MRQPDVHPSLPVAAPFELEERLRELPPLTGDVKADFAAQRRFVEEVHRAGGSGHTVVRLQSAAMDRIVAALWERACAAAAEEHAASPLSLVAIGGYGRRDLAPFSDVDLLVLHGAGEPDAFAKTASQRFLYALWDLRLEVGYGVRDLAACDRLAREDHTARTALLDLRWLGGDRALYRELEREELHGLSAEKVEKFLADKLGEMRARRERFGDSIYLLEPNVKESEGGLRDLQAALWLARVRFKVAGITDLLARALLPEREIREMRRARDFLWRVRNEMHYLAGRKWDQLTFDVQPPVAQAMGYVDGEHGSGVEEFMRHYYLAAKTVLVACDAIVDRCLEPEAAKGWRMVPPPAATIGAERVVPVLGGKPARTADRHIPGGEFKVFRGRLTVVDTDVLKRSPAALVRLFATADREQLDLYPFARDLAAQAAEELPPEAATDPELNQELLACFSRPGTRGRFLTLMHEIGVLPRLLPEFARVTARRQIDVYHVYTVDVHTLFAVRRLFALRCGDVKEDGLGDLARSVQRPLALYLGTLFHDIGKGAGKDHSARGAEIAAEACVRMGLDPADAADIEWLVLKHLRMSAVAQRRDLSDPDLIHAFAEEMGTKDRLDKLYLLTYADVATVGPRTWTDWKARLIRELYGKTREVLEGGERRPEPGTAEAAGRERVAAALRAGAAGAAEHERFLQAMPARYFLTVDPAHAPGHLRLLRRGAALPVATALRHHHALGYSELSLTARDRPGLLATVAGVLAAHRIDIQHAEVFSTPDGSDLGRLAGRALDVFELRGPDERAVEPARWRAARTDLARVLAGEEGLDALLARRLRASSLPEKPLPRVPTKVVIDNDSARAHSVVDVFTADRVGLLHTLARTFYELGLSVDLARIATEGHRASDAFYVRTPDGAPLEGERAARVVAALTAAVSRSEQG, from the coding sequence ATGCGCCAGCCCGACGTCCACCCGAGCCTGCCGGTCGCGGCGCCCTTCGAGCTGGAGGAGCGCCTGCGGGAGCTTCCCCCGCTCACCGGCGACGTGAAGGCGGACTTCGCCGCGCAGCGCCGGTTCGTCGAGGAGGTGCACCGGGCGGGCGGGAGCGGGCACACCGTGGTGCGCCTGCAGAGCGCCGCCATGGACCGGATCGTCGCGGCGCTCTGGGAGCGCGCCTGCGCGGCGGCCGCGGAGGAGCACGCGGCCTCGCCCCTCTCGCTCGTGGCGATCGGCGGCTACGGCCGGCGCGACCTCGCCCCGTTCAGCGACGTGGACCTCCTGGTGCTGCACGGCGCGGGCGAGCCGGACGCCTTCGCCAAGACCGCCAGCCAGCGGTTCCTCTACGCGCTCTGGGATCTCCGGCTCGAGGTCGGTTACGGCGTGCGCGATCTCGCGGCGTGCGATCGGCTCGCGCGGGAGGACCACACCGCCCGCACCGCGCTCCTCGACCTGCGCTGGCTCGGCGGGGATCGCGCGCTCTACCGGGAGCTCGAGCGCGAGGAGCTCCACGGGCTGTCCGCCGAGAAGGTCGAGAAGTTCCTGGCGGACAAGCTCGGGGAGATGCGCGCGCGGCGCGAGCGGTTCGGCGACTCGATCTACCTGCTCGAGCCGAACGTGAAGGAGTCGGAGGGCGGGCTCCGCGACCTGCAGGCGGCGCTGTGGCTCGCGCGCGTGCGCTTCAAGGTCGCGGGCATCACCGACCTGCTCGCGCGGGCGCTCCTCCCCGAGCGCGAGATCCGCGAGATGCGGCGCGCGCGGGACTTCCTGTGGCGCGTCCGCAACGAGATGCACTACCTCGCCGGCCGCAAGTGGGACCAGCTCACCTTCGACGTCCAGCCGCCCGTGGCGCAGGCGATGGGGTACGTCGACGGCGAGCACGGGTCGGGCGTCGAGGAGTTCATGCGCCACTACTACCTCGCGGCGAAGACCGTGCTGGTGGCCTGCGACGCGATCGTGGACCGCTGCCTCGAGCCGGAGGCCGCCAAGGGCTGGCGGATGGTGCCGCCGCCCGCCGCCACCATCGGCGCGGAGCGGGTGGTGCCGGTGCTGGGCGGCAAGCCCGCGCGCACGGCGGACCGGCACATCCCCGGCGGCGAGTTCAAGGTGTTCCGGGGCAGGCTCACCGTGGTGGACACCGACGTCCTGAAGCGCTCGCCCGCCGCCCTCGTGCGCCTGTTCGCCACCGCCGACCGGGAGCAGCTGGACCTGTACCCGTTCGCGCGCGACCTCGCCGCGCAGGCCGCGGAGGAGCTCCCGCCGGAGGCGGCGACCGACCCGGAGCTGAACCAGGAGCTGCTCGCGTGCTTCTCGCGCCCCGGCACGCGCGGACGGTTCCTCACGCTGATGCACGAGATCGGGGTGCTGCCGCGCCTCCTCCCGGAGTTCGCGCGCGTGACGGCGCGGCGGCAGATCGACGTCTACCACGTGTACACCGTGGACGTTCACACGCTGTTCGCGGTGCGCCGGCTGTTCGCGCTCCGCTGCGGCGACGTGAAGGAGGACGGCCTCGGCGACCTCGCCAGGAGCGTGCAGCGGCCGCTGGCGCTCTACCTCGGGACGCTGTTCCACGACATCGGCAAGGGCGCCGGGAAGGATCACTCCGCCCGCGGCGCCGAGATCGCCGCCGAGGCCTGCGTGCGGATGGGGCTCGACCCCGCGGACGCGGCGGACATCGAGTGGCTCGTGCTGAAGCACCTGCGCATGAGCGCCGTCGCGCAGCGGCGCGATCTGTCCGACCCCGATCTCATCCACGCCTTCGCCGAGGAGATGGGGACGAAGGACCGGCTGGACAAGCTGTACCTCCTGACCTACGCCGACGTCGCCACGGTCGGCCCCCGCACCTGGACCGACTGGAAGGCGCGCCTCATCCGCGAGCTGTACGGGAAGACGCGCGAGGTGCTCGAGGGAGGAGAGCGGCGGCCGGAGCCCGGGACGGCGGAGGCTGCGGGACGCGAGCGCGTCGCGGCGGCCCTCCGCGCGGGCGCGGCGGGCGCGGCGGAGCACGAGCGGTTCCTGCAGGCGATGCCCGCTCGCTACTTCCTCACGGTCGATCCCGCGCACGCGCCCGGCCACCTGCGGCTCCTGCGCCGCGGGGCGGCGCTCCCGGTCGCGACCGCGCTCCGCCACCACCACGCGCTCGGCTACTCGGAGCTGTCGCTCACCGCGCGCGACCGGCCCGGCCTGCTCGCCACGGTCGCCGGCGTCCTCGCCGCGCACCGCATCGACATCCAGCACGCGGAGGTCTTCTCCACGCCCGACGGCTCCGACCTCGGCCGGCTCGCCGGCCGCGCGCTCGACGTGTTCGAGCTACGCGGGCCGGACGAGCGCGCCGTCGAGCCCGCGCGCTGGCGCGCGGCCCGCACGGATCTCGCCCGCGTCCTGGCGGGAGAGGAGGGGCTCGACGCGCTCCTCGCCCGTCGCCTCCGCGCCTCCTCGCTCCCCGAGAAGCCGCTCCCACGCGTGCCGACCAAGGTCGTCATCGACAACGACAGCGCGCGGGCGCACTCGGTGGTGGACGTCTTCACGGCCGATCGCGTGGGCCTCCTGCACACGCTCGCTCGCACGTTCTACGAGCTGGGCCTGTCGGTGGATCTCGCTCGCATCGCCACCGAGGGCCACCGGGCGTCCGACGCCTTCTACGTCCGCACGCCGGACGGGGCGCCGCTCGAGGGCGAGCGGGCCGCGCGCGTGGTCGCTGCCCTGACCGCCGCCGTCTCCCGCTCCGAGCAGGGCTGA
- a CDS encoding RimK family alpha-L-glutamate ligase: MNDVIRIGIVTAWPEDDWHSKRLVTAFARHGEAAVIDPAELSAIVSEQGVVSVRAAGLGSEAFDAFVLARGMGRTGDADVQFEIYRALEDSGAVVVNRIDPLLAAQDKFRSSWLLARAGVPTPPAAVAQTSAGAAEALAGLGEAVMKPIAGSLGEGVQRVRADAPGRASARERIARDGAVYLQSYVPHPGRDVRVFVVGGRGRAAMERYAPPGEWRTNVSTGARVEAVPLGAELAAVAEAAAEAIGLDYAGIDLAVGPEGPTVIEVNGNPSWQGILEATGLDMAEAIAEHVLGRALRRRGASDHIVPDWTTGATHG, translated from the coding sequence ATGAACGATGTCATCCGAATCGGGATCGTCACCGCCTGGCCCGAGGACGATTGGCACAGCAAGCGGCTCGTCACCGCCTTCGCTCGCCACGGCGAGGCGGCGGTGATCGACCCGGCGGAGCTTTCGGCCATCGTGAGCGAGCAAGGCGTCGTCTCGGTGCGTGCTGCGGGTCTCGGGTCCGAGGCCTTCGACGCCTTCGTGCTCGCGCGCGGCATGGGTCGCACCGGCGACGCCGACGTGCAGTTCGAGATCTACCGGGCGCTGGAGGATTCGGGGGCGGTGGTGGTGAACCGCATCGATCCGCTCCTCGCCGCCCAGGACAAGTTCCGGTCGTCCTGGCTGCTCGCGCGCGCCGGCGTGCCGACGCCTCCCGCCGCGGTCGCGCAGACCTCCGCCGGCGCGGCGGAAGCGCTCGCCGGGCTCGGCGAGGCGGTGATGAAGCCCATCGCGGGCTCGCTCGGCGAGGGGGTCCAGCGGGTGCGCGCGGACGCTCCAGGGCGGGCGTCGGCGCGGGAGCGGATCGCCCGCGACGGGGCGGTCTATCTACAGTCCTACGTTCCACACCCCGGACGCGACGTCCGGGTGTTCGTCGTCGGGGGAAGGGGCCGCGCCGCGATGGAGCGGTACGCGCCTCCCGGGGAGTGGCGCACGAACGTGTCCACCGGTGCTCGGGTCGAGGCAGTGCCGCTCGGGGCCGAGCTGGCGGCGGTGGCGGAGGCGGCGGCGGAGGCGATCGGGCTCGACTACGCAGGCATCGACCTGGCGGTCGGACCCGAGGGTCCCACCGTGATCGAGGTGAACGGGAACCCCAGCTGGCAGGGGATCCTCGAGGCCACCGGCCTCGACATGGCGGAGGCGATCGCCGAGCACGTGCTCGGACGGGCGCTGCGCCGGCGCGGGGCCAGCGACCACATTGTTCCTGATTGGACGACGGGGGCGACACATGGCTGA
- a CDS encoding general stress protein, translating to MAEEKKGGSKGAMTVSEAGRKGGVRVRETRGRKFYEEIGKKGGETVKAERGRKFYEEIGKKGGDTVKAERGPRFYEEIGKKGGETIKAERGTPFYEEIGRKGGHKVRELIEKGKAGAEEDLGAGHGGGER from the coding sequence ATGGCTGAAGAGAAGAAGGGCGGCAGCAAGGGAGCGATGACGGTCTCTGAGGCCGGTCGCAAGGGTGGCGTGCGGGTCCGCGAGACGCGGGGTCGCAAGTTCTACGAGGAGATCGGCAAGAAGGGCGGCGAGACCGTGAAGGCCGAGCGGGGCCGCAAGTTCTACGAGGAGATCGGCAAGAAGGGCGGCGACACCGTCAAGGCGGAGCGCGGCCCTCGCTTCTACGAGGAGATCGGCAAGAAGGGCGGCGAGACGATCAAGGCCGAGCGCGGGACGCCCTTCTACGAGGAGATCGGCCGCAAGGGCGGCCACAAGGTCCGCGAGCTCATCGAGAAGGGGAAGGCGGGCGCGGAGGAGGATCTCGGCGCCGGCCACGGGGGCGGAGAGCGGTAA
- a CDS encoding L-threonylcarbamoyladenylate synthase: MTVAPIVEIDPLHPQPRVVERAVSVLSSGGLLAFPTDTYYGLGCDLFDKRAIERIYQLKQLPRSHELSFICQDLAEISRYAIVDNAAYRVLRRKVPGPYTFILPATRLVPDLVLRRQKTVGIRIPDSPIALEIVRRLGHPLISTSAATPGGEVLIDAHDIKEQLGHGLDLVLDGGYKPNEPSSVIDLSGAEPRVLRAGKGDVSDLLA; the protein is encoded by the coding sequence ATGACGGTCGCCCCCATCGTCGAGATCGATCCCCTGCACCCCCAGCCCCGAGTGGTCGAGCGGGCGGTCTCGGTGCTCTCGTCCGGAGGCCTGCTCGCCTTCCCGACGGACACCTATTACGGGCTCGGCTGCGACCTCTTCGACAAGCGCGCCATCGAGCGCATCTACCAGCTGAAGCAGCTCCCGCGCTCGCACGAGCTGTCCTTCATCTGCCAGGACCTCGCCGAGATCTCTCGCTACGCCATCGTCGACAACGCGGCCTACCGCGTGCTCCGCCGCAAGGTCCCCGGGCCGTACACCTTCATCCTGCCCGCCACGCGCCTGGTCCCCGACCTCGTGCTGCGGCGCCAGAAGACGGTGGGCATCCGCATCCCCGACAGCCCCATCGCGCTCGAGATCGTCCGTCGCCTCGGACACCCGCTCATCTCGACCTCCGCGGCGACGCCCGGCGGCGAGGTGCTCATCGACGCGCACGACATCAAGGAGCAGCTCGGCCACGGCCTCGACCTCGTGCTCGACGGCGGCTACAAGCCCAACGAGCCGTCCTCGGTGATCGATCTCTCCGGGGCCGAGCCGCGCGTGCTCCGCGCCGGCAAGGGCGACGTCTCGGACCTGCTGGCTTGA